From Cyanobacteria bacterium QS_8_64_29, a single genomic window includes:
- a CDS encoding DUF3119 domain-containing protein: MATGGPLDAADPDGTLAPNYRLPLALVAIAIGVALVQPWLGGAMALFALFLTYQTATIRLQFTATALDVYRAGNCIRRFPYTDWQNWRIFWARVPILFYFRETRSIHFLPILFDPKRLRACLTQHCPHQ, encoded by the coding sequence ATTGCAACGGGGGGACCATTGGACGCCGCCGACCCCGATGGCACGCTAGCGCCTAACTATCGCTTGCCGCTGGCGCTGGTGGCGATCGCGATAGGGGTCGCGCTCGTCCAGCCTTGGCTGGGGGGTGCGATGGCGCTGTTTGCCTTGTTTTTGACCTATCAAACGGCCACGATCCGGCTGCAGTTCACAGCAACCGCCCTAGATGTTTATCGCGCTGGTAACTGCATCCGGCGCTTTCCCTATACCGACTGGCAAAACTGGCGCATTTTCTGGGCCAGGGTGCCCATCTTGTTTTACTTTCGGGAGACGCGCAGCATTCACTTTTTGCCCATCCTGTTCGACCCCAAGC